A single window of Aphidius gifuensis isolate YNYX2018 linkage group LG1, ASM1490517v1, whole genome shotgun sequence DNA harbors:
- the LOC122861229 gene encoding rab3 GTPase-activating protein non-catalytic subunit, with translation MSCQMKSIANIIDPGDVKLKLLQDTNIKLDNVAKNELPLQDCLVSLSSCGDVLAMALHQNIIILSSKWDIQEPGDVKNKFHITWNGLLINETLPNEFITSIICLPLIAQGKSSINNSPDWTCIVVGFSTGFIRFYTENGLQLLEEQLHNESIITIKCQSQTTTKYSPDSIQNEEIHVLFNTIVCIIQGNQLFTTLRSCRNYLARVQANCWQDIDDDKPTMTNINIKKLNFKDQDYVNDCQIVGTTSINTFDHLLTASLCGGFNASYRSSAPQHNLIMATGKRPFIGFHYVLEGGPSPVLSDVAIAVASSLANAIGKIGSAVPWFSRSKTNQTSQEKNKGLINEPAESMTCRFGLSDLTREGYTIIMSPNKMLSVITDAMGRVLLVNNRRGIATRMWKGYRDAQCGWIQAVEEKHRIKLSKSTKNKSFSQFNDASSSSASSSSSSSSQELRRALFLAIYAPKKGIIDIWGIQDGEKITTFTASKNGRLIYINYGLFGLNDCTTISGNRTNNPQYSCLFMDPLGGFKEITVPFHFALSSTNSTRARDVHLFKKLKTFIKDEEFDDEKLIQQVTSICQELKTNEIRLQIIEMLMTNRYIIPDALLAAVNIFINILIQYDDNELETAGKTLYHITIQLQKIIEFYKYVRVQFDRPPEYSTIASSSIPDTKYLSSILMTSETEVYRILELSKSLYEFEATKSNNVQRVTFKDDEIIGKSLFLQFISSFDFGNDNMIGIHKDIDDEKKYQISSLIYQGWMYSSESTNDWEEAAQLSNIKPKTMIELALVYWLKKLPGAPLEIELTRLTQLLYAICNLGDIEDMAFEYNKISKWWNDARNILIYSTKPFQALTAALACRAVGITLQMNRDYVYDKNIKIDNSNVDDDDSDNDNQNTNVVKKNVKDNRKIKASNESNFNDNLPKTSTSEWENVSKDTCQFSILIGNLEDISLLSVVLAQAPPLLDEFMSLPFEKQDISFGNIISRGKGSISESVAKWISSCGIDPARLIDTTDIEFQQSANSSIKSPDTSREVSADTSDKDTTIQKQDDVENIVVKEFSIYDNDNSDESSPALLQIIDKISLLKRHFPYSLTSSVLLANLCWEYVVFWSKDVGKLESLEAALVILQKIPMKSMRQGVCCLLWNIHIKQRLEATGKIMNKLGKLPKERLCMQDVGLTDVQLIIFLKHCVTFLDIFIDAEVLAGEEIDIIKTEEFWEGHGTGPQAFSMLAISQTPAWYDLVMLHLQLANVLHMIASFNLKSIKPMTSLFESVTSRYFFHDITDKVVLTWYHDDRRDNLRFEFLCRVITASMETIKQQTNEDNSLTLTQAIMWMGKCQTLASIWKIDHDKLRIHQVCQLYINGFDKFAEEVSSAVNDTELLGVNLLPIAGRRMMAYLSKTPNLLEEISRMSPALTQYLENLNVEGIILTSCSNNDTIEIIQKISRYLTESHSDYHYAQLMLDATFIYESTK, from the exons ATGTCGTGTCAAATGAAAAGTATTGCTAACATAATTGATCCTggtgatgttaaattaaaactacTTCAAGACACAAACATAAAAC tTGATAATGTGGCAAAAAATGAACTGCCATTGCAAGACTGTCTTGTGTCATTGTCATCTTGTGGTGATGTTTTAGCAATGGCACtacatcaaaatataataattttatcatcaaaatggGATATACAAGAACCAggtgatgttaaaaataaatttcacatAACATGGAatggtttattaataaatgaaacattaccaaatgaatttataacatCAATAATATGTTTACCATTAATTGCACAaggtaaatcatcaataaataattcaccaGATTGGACTTGTATTGTTGTTGGTTTTAGTACTGGTTTTATAAGATTTTACACTGAAAATGGTTTACAATTATTAGAAGAACAATTACATAATGAAagtataataacaataaaatgtcaatcacaaacaacaacaaaatattcacCAGATTCAATACAAAATGAAGAAAttcatgtattatttaatacaattgTTTGTATAATACAAGgtaatcaattatttacaacATTAAGATCATGTAGAAATTATTTAGCAAGAGTACAAGCAAATTGTTGGcaagatattgatgatgataaaccaacaatgacaaatattaatattaaaaaattaaattttaaagatcAAGATTATGTCAATGATTGTCAAATTGTTGGTAcaacatcaataaatacatttgatCATTTATTAACAGCATCATTATGTGGTGGTTTTAATGCATCATACAGATCAAGTGCACCAcaacataatttaataatggcaacTGGTAAACGTCCATTTATTGGTTTTCATTATGTATTAGAAGGTGGACCATCACCTGTATTATCTGATGTTGCAATTGCTGTTGCAAGTTCACTAGCAAATGCTATTGGTAAAATTGGTTCAGCAGTACCATGGTTTAGTCGatcaaaaacaaatcaaacaagccaagaaaaaaataaaggattAATAAATGAACCAGCTGAATCAATGACATGTAGATTTGGCTTGAGTGATTTAACAAGAGAGGGTTATACAATTATCATGAGTccaaataaaatgttatcaGTTATAACTGATGCTATGGGACGtgttttattagttaataaccGACGTGGTATTGCTACAAGAATGTGGAAAGGATATCGTGATGCTCAGTGTGGATGGATACAAGCTGTTGAAGAAAAACATCgtataaaattaagtaaaagtactaaaaataaatcattctcACAATTTAAtgatgcatcatcatcatcagcatcgtCTTcctcgtcatcatcatcacaagaACTTAGACGAGCACTTTTTCTTGCAATTTATGCACCTAAAAAAggaattattgatatttgGGGTATTCAAGAtggtgaaaaaataacaacatttaCAGCTAGTAAAAATGGtcgattaatttatataaattatggtTTATTTGGGCTAAATGATTGTACAACAATATCTGGTAATCGTACAAATAATCCACAATATTCATGTTTATTTATGGATCCACTTGGtggttttaaagaaataactGTACCATTTCATTTTGCATTAAGTTCAACAAATAGTACACGTGCACGTGatgtacatttatttaaaaaattaaaaacatttataaaagatgaagaatttgatgatgaaaaattaattcaacaagttACAAGTATATGTCAAGAActtaaaacaaatgaaatacgtttacaaataattgaaatgtTAATGACAAATAGATATATTATACCTGATGCATTATTAGCTgctgttaatatatttataaatatattaattcaatatgatgataatgaacTTGAAACAGCTGGTAAAACACTCTATCATATTACAatacaattacaaaaaattattgaattttataaatatgttaGAGTACAATTTGATAGACCACCAGAATACAGTACAATAGCATCATCAAGTATACCagatacaaaatatttatcatcaatattaatgACATCAGAAACTGAAGTATATAGAATATTAGAATTATCAAAAAGTCTTTATGAATTTGAAGcaacaaaatcaaataatgtacAACGTGTTACATTTAaagatgatgaaataattggtaaaagtttatttttacaatttatatcaTCATTTGATTTTGGTAATGATAATATGATTGGTATTCATaaagatattgatgatgaaaaaaaatatcaaatatcatcattaatttatcaaggaTGGATGTATTCAAGTGAATCAACAAATGATTGGGAAGAAGCTGCACAATTAAGTAATATTAAACCAAAAACAATGATTGAATTGGCACTTGTTTATTGGCTTAAAAAATTACCAGGTGCACCATTAGAAATTGAATTAACAAGATTAACACAGCTATTATATGCAATATGTAATCTTGGTGATATTGAAGATATGGCATTtgagtataataaaatatcaaaatggtGGAATGATGctagaaatatattaatttattcaacaaaaccATTTCAAGCATTGACTGCTGCACTTGCTTGTCGTGCTGTTGGTATAACATTACAAATGAATCGTGAttatgtttatgataaaaatattaaaattgataatagcaatgttgatgatgatgatagtgataatgataatcaaaatactaatgtcgttaaaaaaaatgttaaagataatagaaaaataaaagctagCAACGaatctaattttaatgataatttgcCAAAAACATCAACAAGTGAATGGGAAAATGTTAGTAAAGATACTTGTCAATTTAGTATATTAATTGGTAATCTTGAAGATATATCATTGTTGAGTGTTGTGTTGGCTCAAGCACCACCATTACTTGATGAATTTATGTCATTACCATTTGAAAAACAAGATATTTCATttggtaatattatttcaagagGTAAAGGATCAATATCAGAGAGTGTTGCTAAATGGATATCATCATGTGGTATTGATCCAGCAAGACTTATTGATACAACAGACATTGAATTTCAACAATCTGCAAATAGCTCAATAAAATCACCTGATACTTCACGTGAAGTAAGTGCTGATACTTCTGATAAAGATACAACAATACAAAAACAAGatgatgttgaaaatatagtagtcaaagaattttcaatttatgacAATGATAATAGTGATGAAAGTTCACCAGCATTACtacaaattattgataaaatatcattattaaaacgtCATTTTCCATATAGCCTAACGAGTAGTGTATTGTTGGCAAATTTATGCTGGgaatatgttgttttttggAGCAAAGATGTTGGTAAATTAGAATCTCTTGAAGCAGCActtgttattttacaaaaaataccaATGAAATCAATGCGACAAGGTGTTTGTTGTCTTCTTTGGAATATTCATATTAAACAAAGACTCGAAGCAActggtaaaataatgaataaattaggAAAATTACCAAAAGAAAGATTATGCATGCAAGATGTTGGTTTAACTGatgttcaattaattatatttcttaAACATTGTGTTACATttcttgatatatttattgatgctGAGGTACTTGCTGGTGaagaaattgatattattaaaactgaaGAATTTTGGGAAGGTCATGGTACTGGTCCACAGGCATTTTCAATGCTAGCTATAAGTCAAACACCGGCATGGTATGATCTTGTTATGTTACATCTTCAATTGGCAAATGTTTTACATATGATTGctagttttaatttaaaatcaataaaaccaATGACGAGTTTATTTGAATCAGTAACAagtcgatatttttttcatgatattacTGATAAAGTTGTATTAACTTGGTATCATGATGATCGAAGAGATAACTTgcgttttgaatttttatgtcGTGTTATAACAGCATCAATggaaacaattaaacaacaaacaaatgaAGATAATTCATTGACATTAACACAAGCAATTATGTGGATGGGCAAGTGTCAAACACTAGCATCAATATGGAAAATTGATCATGATAAATTGAGAATCCATCAAGTTTGTCAGCTTTATATTAAtggatttgataaatttgctgaagag gTATCAAGTGCTGTTAATGACACAGAGTTACTTGGTGTTAATCTTCTTCCAATTGCTGGTCGACGAATGATGGCCTATCTGTCAAAAACTCCAAATCTTCTTGAGGAAATATCACGAATGAGTCCAGCTCTTACTCaatatcttgaaaatttaaatgtcgaGGGTATTATATTGACAAGTTGCTCCAATAATGATACGAttgaaattattcaaaaaatatcaagatatTTAACAGAATCACACAGTGATTATCACTATGCACAGCTGATGCTTGATGCAACATTTATTTACGAGAGTACAAAATGA